In one window of Helianthus annuus cultivar XRQ/B chromosome 17, HanXRQr2.0-SUNRISE, whole genome shotgun sequence DNA:
- the LOC110925241 gene encoding uncharacterized protein LOC110925241, whose protein sequence is MPPRRSVNNQRIENNDIPIETHIANAVHTAIASLGPNLLQQLQQNNNNGPPGGNNNNGPQGGNNNNGPQGGNANPPIAIHDWLDRFQTLKPKSFSTPATPVEAENWIAHIEKNFEVLGVNDEFKVRLAGYKLEDDAHRWWKTLKNARGGDNYAATLPWNEFRTLLYQQYFTDADLRGDDELIMQGDDELIMEFKTRSLEQQTNTFKWAICDRDRKFILNLHFTDINEIVVAVKNLDNDKKHRQRTLDDNRMRPREDNQSNSSFQGGNDQSRDHRHRSDRNYDNQIQQDKQNMPQYRDPRCATCGKPHSGVCRRAEHLCFNCGDAGHLVKECPKFNPRANNRGNARLTTNDATNTSGMIFG, encoded by the exons ATGCCTCCTAGAAGAAGTGTGAACAACCAACGTATCGAGAATAACGACATCCCTATTGAGACCCACATTGCTAACGCTGTCCATACGGCTATCGCGAGTTTGGGTCCAAACTTGTTGCAACAGCTTCAACAAAATAACAACAACGGGCCACCAGGAGGTAATAACAATAATGGACCACAAGGGGGTAATAACAACAACGGCCCTCAAGGCGGAAATGCTAACCCTCCTATTGCCATTCATGATTGGCTTGATCGCTTCCAAACGTTAAAGCCAAAATCGTTTAGTACCCCTGCTACTCCCGTCGAGGCGGAAAACTGGATTGCTCATATCGAGAAAAATTTTGAAGTGTTGGGTGTGAATGACGAATTCAAAGTCAGGCTTGCTGGTTACAAATTGGAGGACGATGCTCATAGGTGGTGGAAGACTTTGAAGAATGCTCGTGGAGGAGATAATTATGCAGCCACACTTCCTTGGAATGAGTTTCGCACATTGTTATATCAGCAGTATTTCACTGATGCTGACCTCAGGGGGGACGATGAGCTTATTATGCAGGGGGACGATGAGCTTATTATGgagtttaaaactc GTTCGCTAGAGCAGCAAACCAACACTTTCAAGTGGGCTATATGTGACCGTGATAGGAAGTTTATTCTGAATCTCCATTTCACTGATATTAATGAGATTGTTGTAGCGGTCAAAAACTTGGATAATGATAAGAAGCATCGCCAGAGGACGTTGGATGATAATCGTATGCGACCAAGGGAAGATAACCAGAGTAATTCTTCTTTTCAAGGTGGCAATGATCAATCTCGAGACCATAGGCACCGTTCTGACAGGAATTACGACAACCAGATACAGCAAGACAAACAAAACATGCCACAATATCGTGACCCTCGTTGTGCCACTTGTGGGAAACCTCATAGCGGGGTTTGTCGCCGAGCTGAACATctctgtttcaattgtggagatgcAGGTCACCTGGTTAAAGAGTGCCCTAAGTTTAACCCTAGAGCTAATAATAGGGGAAATGCCAGACTTACTACTAATGATGCAACTAATACCTCAGGTATGATTTTCGGTTAA